Proteins from a single region of Pseudopedobacter saltans DSM 12145:
- a CDS encoding sialate O-acetylesterase: MKNKYLITLIIIAGATLNSFSQQVNKNFHIYLCFGQSNMEGHARVETDTNLPVNKRVKLLQAVSCEDLKREQGNWYDAIAPLVRCNTGLGPADYFGRAMANSLPDSVTIGIVNVAVGGCKIELFHKKYSESYINTAPDWMVSALKAYSNNPYQRLIEMAKIAQQSGVIKGILLHQGESNTGDTSWPQKVKDVYGDLIQDLNLNPSKVPLLAGEVVHAEQNGVCAGMNEIIGQLPGFIPNAHVISSKGCEAGADRLHFTAVGYKELGNRYASKMLTLLTN, from the coding sequence ATGAAAAATAAATATCTTATTACGTTGATTATAATAGCTGGAGCTACCTTAAATAGCTTTTCGCAGCAAGTAAACAAAAACTTTCACATATACCTTTGTTTTGGACAATCTAATATGGAGGGACATGCAAGGGTAGAAACCGATACCAATTTGCCTGTTAATAAACGTGTCAAACTACTTCAAGCGGTTTCCTGCGAAGATCTTAAAAGAGAACAAGGTAATTGGTACGACGCTATAGCTCCTCTGGTAAGATGTAATACCGGTCTTGGCCCGGCAGATTATTTTGGGAGAGCCATGGCGAACAGTTTGCCTGATAGTGTAACTATAGGAATTGTAAATGTGGCAGTAGGTGGTTGCAAAATTGAGTTGTTTCATAAAAAATATAGTGAATCTTATATAAACACAGCGCCAGATTGGATGGTAAGTGCATTAAAAGCCTATAGCAATAATCCGTATCAAAGACTGATTGAGATGGCAAAAATTGCGCAACAATCCGGAGTTATTAAAGGAATACTCTTACACCAGGGCGAATCTAATACCGGAGATACTTCTTGGCCACAAAAAGTTAAAGATGTTTATGGGGATTTAATTCAGGACTTAAATCTGAATCCTTCAAAAGTGCCTTTATTAGCCGGAGAGGTAGTTCATGCAGAACAAAACGGTGTATGTGCAGGTATGAATGAAATTATCGGACAGCTACCCGGATTTATACCCAATGCCCATGTGATATCGTCAAAAGGGTGTGAGGCAGGTGCAGACCGTTTACATTTTACAGCGGTGGGTTACAAAGAATTGGGGAACCGTTACGCAAGTAAGATGCTTACTTTATTGACTAATTAA
- a CDS encoding alpha/beta hydrolase: MKQLVCLFLVFSMFSISLFAQPSEMQAPEGFDVQREGIAHGNVEMITYKSKTVGADRKARVYTPPGFSKRKKYPVLYLLHGIGGDENEWYNQGNPQVILDNLYAQNKLEPMIVVLPNGRAMKDDRAVGNIMEAEKVNAFSVFEKDLLNDLIPHIEKTYPVISKREYRAIAGLSMGGGQSLNFGLGNLDKFAWVGGFSSAPNTKRGKELLANPEEAKKKLKLLWISCGDNDGLLNVTKSTHEYLENHKVPHIYYIEPGNHDFKVWKNDLYMFSQFLFKQIDSTTFPKYTVLGTPASTNIRSAKYPQVLPDRRVIFKIKAPEAQKIQIDLGKKYDLIKGTDGVWTVTTESINEGFNYYSLIIDGVAVADPSSETFYGMGRMASGIEIPIAGEPFYNEREVPQGEVRMKRYYSDVTKSWRKLYVYTPPSYDLEASSKFPVLYLLHGGGEDERGWSAQGKADLILNNLIADKKAKPMVVVMLDGNLSTGIAGFTDRSLAMFENELIKAVIPFVEKTYRVSDKATDRALAGLSMGGMQTLHAGIKHSNLFSGLGVFSSGWWSNRPELSKPHYDFIQENVATVNKNVKNLWISMGAKEDIAYENCKIMLKKFDDMGLKYTYEEYPGGHTWPVWRRSLHQFAQTLFKQ, from the coding sequence ATGAAGCAATTAGTTTGTTTATTTCTGGTGTTTTCGATGTTTTCGATTTCACTGTTTGCGCAACCTTCTGAAATGCAGGCACCAGAAGGTTTTGATGTTCAACGCGAAGGAATAGCTCATGGAAATGTTGAGATGATTACCTACAAATCTAAAACCGTTGGTGCTGACCGTAAAGCAAGAGTGTATACTCCGCCAGGGTTTAGCAAACGTAAAAAGTACCCGGTGCTTTATTTATTACACGGAATAGGCGGAGACGAAAATGAATGGTATAACCAGGGAAATCCACAGGTTATATTGGATAATCTGTATGCGCAAAATAAGCTGGAGCCTATGATAGTGGTTTTGCCGAACGGACGGGCAATGAAAGATGACCGGGCGGTAGGAAATATTATGGAGGCCGAAAAAGTAAATGCTTTCTCGGTTTTTGAAAAAGATTTGTTAAACGATTTGATACCGCATATAGAGAAAACATATCCGGTAATATCAAAAAGAGAATACCGGGCTATTGCAGGTTTGTCCATGGGCGGCGGTCAGTCTTTGAATTTTGGTTTAGGCAATCTGGATAAATTTGCATGGGTAGGAGGTTTTTCTTCGGCTCCTAACACCAAAAGAGGAAAAGAATTACTGGCTAATCCAGAAGAAGCAAAAAAGAAGCTCAAATTGTTGTGGATTTCTTGTGGCGATAATGATGGACTTTTAAATGTAACTAAAAGTACCCATGAATATTTAGAAAATCATAAAGTACCTCATATCTATTATATAGAACCCGGTAACCACGATTTTAAAGTTTGGAAAAACGATTTGTATATGTTTTCCCAATTCTTATTTAAGCAGATAGACAGCACCACTTTTCCGAAATATACAGTTTTAGGTACACCCGCATCCACCAATATTCGATCGGCAAAATATCCGCAAGTTTTACCGGATAGGCGGGTGATTTTTAAGATAAAAGCTCCGGAAGCCCAAAAAATACAGATAGATCTGGGTAAGAAATACGATTTAATCAAAGGAACAGACGGAGTTTGGACAGTTACAACCGAATCAATAAATGAAGGATTTAACTATTATTCCTTGATTATAGATGGTGTGGCTGTGGCCGACCCGTCAAGTGAAACTTTTTACGGAATGGGAAGAATGGCAAGCGGTATAGAAATTCCGATTGCGGGAGAACCCTTTTATAATGAAAGAGAAGTACCGCAAGGAGAAGTACGGATGAAAAGATATTATTCTGATGTTACCAAATCGTGGAGAAAATTATATGTATACACACCGCCTTCTTACGATTTAGAGGCGAGTAGCAAATTTCCGGTGCTTTATCTTCTTCATGGTGGTGGCGAGGATGAGAGAGGATGGTCTGCCCAGGGGAAAGCAGATCTTATTTTAAATAACCTGATAGCCGACAAAAAAGCGAAACCAATGGTTGTGGTTATGTTGGACGGTAATCTGTCTACTGGCATAGCAGGATTTACAGATCGCTCTTTAGCTATGTTTGAAAACGAGTTGATAAAAGCGGTAATTCCTTTTGTAGAAAAAACTTATCGGGTATCTGATAAAGCCACAGATAGAGCCTTAGCAGGACTATCTATGGGTGGTATGCAAACCTTACATGCCGGAATTAAGCACTCCAACTTGTTTTCTGGTTTGGGCGTATTCAGTTCAGGATGGTGGTCTAACAGACCCGAGCTCTCAAAACCACATTATGATTTTATTCAGGAAAATGTTGCGACAGTTAACAAAAACGTGAAGAATCTATGGATATCTATGGGGGCAAAAGAGGATATAGCTTACGAAAACTGTAAAATCATGCTAAAGAAGTTCGACGATATGGGGCTTAAATATACTTACGAAGAATATCCAGGAGGGCATACCTGGCCAGTGTGGAGAAGAAGCTTACACCAGTTTGCTCAAACTTTATTCAAACAATAA
- a CDS encoding glycoside hydrolase family 97 protein: MMIKLRYTYTFKTILFFCFLVVSGFLSHAEEIVATSPDKQLTVKINTEDGLPNFSVFFKNKTMLEKSPLGIITNEGDFSKGMKLLKSDAGHVSHEYTQDKIKRSEITYQANTIKCTFENADKKQISVLFQISNNDIAFRYELPAWGERIVCVVEKETTGFRFPSHTTTFLSPMMTPMVAFARTAPSYESGYEADAPLEKSTSREGYVFPGLFKIGDNGWVLLSETGVSSIYCASHLSSWKNGVYTVEYPNIKQNNGFGSTGAQIGLPGKTPWRTITVGDNLKPIVETTIAFDVVEPLYEATQKYKYGKGTWSWIIWQDESMNYQDQVKYIDLAAALGFEYILIDAWWDTRIGYSKMEELIRYANSKGVDVFLWYNSNGSANDAFQTPLNKMNTAIARKQEMKWLKKAGVKGLKVDFFGGDKQETMRLYEDILSDANDYGLMIIFHGATLPRGWERMYPNFVGSEAVLASEMQIFSQHARDNEAFYATLYPFIRNTVASMEYGGVMLNKFLNKGNKQGQQRLTTDIFQLATGVLFQNPVQMFALTPNNLHDVPQFEIDFMRNLPTTWDETVYIDGFPGKYSVVARRNGSKWYIAGVNAQRDALKLKLDLPMLKGKKSQLYNDDKLKQPYTKELIVKKNGVTDIEIQANGGFVIVASE, translated from the coding sequence ATGATGATTAAACTTCGATATACTTATACTTTCAAGACTATTTTATTTTTTTGTTTTTTAGTGGTTTCTGGATTTCTATCCCATGCGGAAGAAATAGTCGCTACTAGTCCTGATAAACAGTTAACGGTTAAAATCAATACAGAAGATGGCCTGCCAAATTTTTCTGTATTTTTTAAAAATAAAACCATGCTGGAAAAATCGCCCCTTGGGATTATAACCAACGAGGGAGATTTTAGTAAAGGCATGAAATTGCTTAAATCAGATGCGGGACACGTAAGTCATGAGTATACACAAGATAAAATTAAGCGAAGTGAAATAACTTATCAGGCCAATACAATTAAGTGTACTTTCGAAAACGCAGATAAAAAACAGATTTCGGTACTTTTTCAGATAAGTAATAACGATATCGCATTCAGATATGAACTGCCAGCCTGGGGCGAACGAATAGTTTGTGTAGTAGAAAAAGAGACTACCGGTTTTCGTTTTCCTTCACATACCACAACTTTTCTGTCGCCTATGATGACACCAATGGTAGCTTTTGCTCGTACAGCACCGAGTTATGAAAGTGGATACGAAGCAGATGCACCATTAGAAAAATCTACGTCAAGGGAAGGTTATGTTTTTCCGGGATTATTTAAAATAGGAGATAATGGATGGGTTCTGCTTTCCGAGACAGGAGTTAGTAGTATCTATTGCGCTTCTCATTTAAGTTCATGGAAGAATGGTGTTTATACTGTTGAATACCCAAATATTAAGCAAAATAACGGCTTTGGCAGCACTGGTGCACAAATAGGGTTGCCGGGGAAAACGCCATGGCGAACAATAACTGTAGGCGATAATCTTAAGCCAATAGTAGAAACTACTATAGCTTTTGATGTGGTTGAACCTTTATATGAAGCAACGCAAAAGTATAAGTATGGAAAAGGTACCTGGAGCTGGATTATATGGCAGGATGAAAGTATGAATTATCAAGATCAGGTGAAATATATTGATCTGGCCGCAGCGCTTGGTTTCGAATATATACTTATAGATGCCTGGTGGGATACCAGAATAGGTTACTCAAAAATGGAGGAGCTTATCCGATACGCCAACTCTAAGGGAGTAGATGTGTTTCTGTGGTACAATTCAAACGGATCGGCTAATGATGCGTTCCAAACCCCATTGAATAAAATGAACACCGCTATAGCCAGAAAACAGGAAATGAAGTGGTTGAAAAAAGCGGGCGTTAAAGGATTAAAAGTAGATTTTTTTGGAGGTGACAAACAAGAAACCATGCGTTTGTATGAAGATATTTTATCGGATGCCAATGACTATGGTTTGATGATTATTTTTCATGGCGCAACACTTCCAAGAGGTTGGGAGCGCATGTATCCGAATTTTGTTGGCAGCGAAGCTGTATTGGCTTCAGAAATGCAAATTTTCTCTCAACATGCCCGCGATAATGAAGCGTTTTATGCCACTTTGTATCCGTTTATAAGAAATACAGTGGCCTCCATGGAATATGGGGGTGTGATGTTGAATAAATTCCTTAATAAAGGCAATAAGCAGGGACAGCAAAGATTAACAACAGATATCTTTCAACTGGCTACGGGAGTTCTTTTTCAGAATCCGGTACAGATGTTTGCCCTGACACCGAATAATTTGCATGACGTTCCGCAATTCGAAATAGATTTTATGCGCAACCTGCCTACCACCTGGGATGAAACCGTTTATATAGACGGTTTTCCGGGAAAATACAGTGTGGTTGCTCGCCGGAATGGGTCTAAATGGTATATAGCTGGCGTTAATGCACAACGAGATGCATTGAAACTGAAACTGGACCTTCCTATGCTAAAAGGTAAAAAGTCTCAATTATATAATGACGATAAACTTAAGCAGCCTTATACGAAAGAGTTAATAGTTAAAAAGAATGGTGTTACTGATATAGAAATACAAGCTAATGGAGGATTTGTGATAGTAGCGAGCGAGTAA